The Lactuca sativa cultivar Salinas chromosome 2, Lsat_Salinas_v11, whole genome shotgun sequence genome includes the window atgttgatgttaATGTTAATGTTAATGTTAATGCTAGTGATAACGTTGATGTTAATGATAATcataatgttgttgttgatgataaTGTTGATTTTCACACTTTTGATATATTTGATCCAAGAAATTGGGATGCTCTTGAATCTAATATGATAAATATTTTAGTGTTGAAAGGTTCTAAAAGAGATTTGTCTATTACAAAAGGTCCTAAAGATAAATATTTAAGAAGATTTTTTGCAACATATTATACTAAAACTTTACCAAATGggaaaaaatatgataaagattggctTGTTTATTTTAAAGAAATtgataaatttttttgtttttgttgtaaaatATTTCGAAAAGGGTGTGGGGAGGGTCAATTAGCAAATGAGGGTTTTAGGGATTGGATACATCTTAACACTAGAATTAAAGAGCATGAAACTAGTATGAAACatgttataaatataaatatttggtATAATTTGCGTTTAAGattgcaaaaaaaataaaactattgaTAATGCGGCTCAAAAACAATTAGAATAAGAAAAAGTTCATTGGAGACAAGTTTTGTTAAGAATTATTTCTATTGTGAAATTTTTGCTAAACATAATTTAGCTTTTCGTGGTACTAATGAGAAATTGTATGAAGATAACAATGTAAATTTTTTAGGTTTATTTGAAATGTTGGCTGAATTTGACATGGTTTCTTATGACCATATACAACGTATTAcaaatgaaattgatatccataAACGTTATCTTGGGCATAGGATACAAAATGAATTAATACTTTTGATTTCTTCATAAATAAAGTCTATGAttattaaaaagataaaaaatgcaaaatatttttctataatacTTGATTATACTCCCGATATAAGTCACAAAGAGCAAATGACTATTATTTTAAGATATGTAGATGCCTCGTCAAATGTTGTTTGCATTGAAGaatattttttagggtttttagatGTAAATGATACAACCGGCCAAAAACTCTTTGATGTTTTACAAAATGAATTGAATTTGCTAGATCTTGACATTAATAATGTACGTGGATAAGGTTATGATAATGGATCAAATATGAAAGAAAAACATCAAGGAGTGCAAAAAAAAGCTTTTAGATATAAATTCAAGggctttttatactctttgtgGTTGTCATAGTTTGAACTTAACTTTATGTGATATGGCTAATACTTGTGGTAAAGCTAAAGGTTTTTTTTGGAACAATACAACGTATCTATACAATTTTTGCAAATTCCACTAAGAGATgacaatttttaaaacataatgtgAAACGGTTAACTCTTAAATCGTTGCCATCCACTCATCTAGAGAAAATTGGTTTTTAAACGCTTTACAAACTGCAAAGGATATTGCCTTAGAAATGGGCATTGATCTAATATTTCCTAAAAAACGTGaacctaaaataaaaaaaaaacattttgatgAGATTTCAAACGATACTTCTTGTAGTTTTTCACAATCCGCCCAAGAGAAATTTagggttaaatattttatttatattgttgATCAAGTAATTACTTCTTTAACTACAAGGCTTGAACAATATCAACAATATGATAAAATATTTGACTTtttgtttaatttagaaaaattacTTTCATTAGATGATATAACCTTAAAGTCTTGTTGTATGTCTCTTGAAACATCACTCAAGAAAGATGAACAATCGAATATTGATGGAAATGACTTATATGTTGAATTAAAATTACTTTTACATCTCTTGCCTAAGGAAAAACTTACAACAATTGATATTCTAAATTTTTTAAAACGTGTTGATTGTTTTCCTATTACATCTATTGCATATAGAATTATGTTGACTATTCCTGTTACTGTTGCATATGCAGAACGAAGTTTTTCACAATTGAAGATTTTGAAGTCCTACTTAAGATCTACAATGACTCAAGAACGATTTAATGGATTGGTTTTGATGACGATTAAGCGTAACATGTTGGATTAACTTACTTATGAAGATGTTATTGAAAAGTTTATTTCAACGAATGTTAGGAGGATGGCTGTTTTCAAGTAGAAGctattttttttgtattattttgaatgaaattttaattttatgtattttcaatagaaaattaaattataattttttttttgcttaaatTTTGAGATGTTTCAAATTTTAGGGCCTATTTTTTGTTAAATCGTACAGGGTCTCTAATTTCTCGGGGCTGGCCCTGATCCTTATGGTATTGTGCTATTACACGTTTAGTCGCTTAGTTTGTTTTTCCATCCGTGTAGTCCTTAAATGCTAAATCGGTTGCACGTTTAGTCCTTAGACCAACCTTCCGTCAAGTTGTGTTGTTAGTCAACACCACAATTTGGGGTAATTTCGTCAATTCAGTTTTGTCTCACTCTTATACCCTTATTCGACAACTCCTCTCCCATTTATTTTGttcccaatttttttttcttttgaggtAACGGTCgattgaagaagatgaaggagcCGGAGGAAATGGTGGAATGTTTGTGTGAATGTGATGTTATAATACGAACCTCAAGCACACCAAGCAACCATGGAGGACCCTTTTATGCTTGTCTCAGTAAGGTACTTTATGATTTATTTTTTCTCCAttgtaaccctaaatctttgAAGGGTATTTCGGTTGTTACTCTCTCACTTTTAAATCATCGATGACAGAGACCCCATGATGGATCTATTTGTTGGGTAGAAGAAGTGAATACGAGTAGTGAAACTTTGATGATTTCAAATTTGGTTAGGTCAAAAGAAGAAGCCCAAATCGGAGATTTGGAATTATTTCTTAGTTGGATTGTCTTCTTTGGTATAATAGTTTACAAGCTGTAAAGGTTTGGCCATGGTATTTTATTGTAATGGTAACTTTGTCTATTGTCCATGTGATCGTATTTAACTTTAATGAAAATGGAATTATGTTTTCTTTGTAAATTAATTATTGTTACTGAATTTGAGAATTTTACATTTGTAAGTTTATTGTCGATATAATGTTATTTTGTTAAAATGATATTTATTTGAAAAACTCAAGAACACCAACGGAAACTAGGGTTTAGCAGGATGGGAAAATGTTCTCTGAAGTGGAGGCTGAAAGGTgacacaaaccctaaaagttagtacccttaaatagggcttaagactagagatctagggttttaagccTAACCGTCATCGTGCAGCGGTCCAAAACCTGACCACGTGCTACTTAATGACGTGGCTCGCGTCGCGACGTCAAGAAGCCGTGCCATGTTTCGCTAGAAACTCTCAAACTCAAACTTAATTTAAATCAACACAAAAGCATTTCATACCCGGGAAATAGGTGTTACAATGAAGATGAAGCACCAACATGGGGAGGAATCGACGACAAAGGATGTAGCGATGATGGTTATCAGAGCAGAGCGCCTTCAAAGTGGTGGAAGGCGATCGGAGCGGTGATAATGACATTATTTATCCGAGAGAGATGAAAAGGACGGGAAAGAGATAGATGGGAAGAAGATGTATTGAGAGATGAGTTGGGTGGGTAGGGTAGGATAGGGGTTGGGtgccttttatattttttttatcttttatcttttttttttttttttttttttatctttttatcttcttcttttttttttttatttttttttataagttgTATCTAactaagaaaaaataaataaattaaaagaaagAGTAAGGAGGTCATTTCATGTAGTTTGTGTTGAGTCATACAAGTTTTAGAAACCATAAGGGTCATGCTTGTTAAATCTTTTttagcaaagattgaagttgtgacttTGGAAAACCAAAAAgaccatttatataattttgttaatgtttaataaactaattatatatttattattatcttatttcaatatttgtttattaattatattatgaataattatatttttattaatcctTCCTAATAAGTTTTCCACTTGTCATTCGTTTATGCACTACACCACATATCATTTTGTGGTAAATTTAGATTAAGTTAAATCAATgtgtcattttgtggttttttttttttcattttattaaatcctTCTTAATAAGTGAAAATAAGTTTGTCACTTGTCACCCTCTTATGCACTacgtcacatgtcattttgtggtaaatTTAGATTAAATTATATCCATGTGTCATTTGTGGTTTTTTCCATTTCATTAAATTTCATAAAATACTTAAATGTaacaaatgtaataataaatatatatccaATTCATTAATCTAACTTtccttataatttttaaatttctaaattaaatccaactaatttaattgtttatttatttaaatcattagtttgaatttaaaagataaataaacacTTCAATTTTAATAATCAATATTTCTAAATTATCTAAATTGTTAGATCTTTATGtttgttaattattattttttttaaaacaaacttATTTAATACATGAGTGCCACAACTAATGTATATTATTAAATAGTTATTATTAGATATAAACagtaaaaatattaattaattaataaacataTGATGCGTCCACAaacatttcaattctaaaaaaattaatattacaATGATATAAAAATCATTATACAAACTGATGCGTTCGTCATGGTTGAAAAATTAATAAAATGGCATTAATGTGAATCGTCTTATGACTTGAAAAATGCCGATATTCACATAATTACTGTCATTTCAAATCATTGTAAATCATTCAATAATTCTACGACTATTGTCTACTCCTACAAATGTGAATTGCAAATGTTCACACTTTATTCTTTTAGAAAATGATAAATAACAAGCGAAACTTTATGATTTGCGATAGATAAGAGTACATTATTCATTTATTCCATTGAGAAAAACGATAATCTTGTAACATCACAATTTGATAACTAATGGtttctatttttatatattgttgttcatCCTATAAAAAGGACTTTTTAATTTTCTTTCGAGCCTAGTTATAGTAGCTAGATTAGTAAGGAATCCCAATTCTTTATGCACTATTTATTAATACAAAAAAATattatgatattattttatgcTGTATTTATATTTGTCCGAAAAATAAAGAATAATAAAAAGTAATATGTTCTTTACAAAAGAAACACATGGAGTGCAATCAATGGGGGcatgatgatgaataaaaaagtCAAAATGgattgcatatttgttttttttttttttaaatttaattctcTTTATGAACTTTAAAGTCTTGAAGGGGATGAATCAACATCCTTCCACTTTGTCcccaatttcatttttttatatattattttcagtaattataatattttattgtttttttgtttATCTATAATGATATATAACAAAAATTGCAaacagttttatttatttatttatttgataaaCTAGCTTTCTTGTGTGACATATAAACTTAAAAGATAGAAATAAACTAAAATttactcatttatatacaatttaaGTCTCTAACATAATCATCTTTTAAGTATTACAAAAAAATGCAATTTAGATAATTTGTATCACTTCCATGATGAGGATTTGCTTTGTTCTGTCATAGTAAAGAGAATAAATGGGCACTGGCCTTTCTTCAGTACCTGGGTCCCACCCCCAATTTTGGTCCAACTAGGTCCCATGGGCCATTTCCTGGGCCAAAGTGGGCCCACCTATTGCGTATGTGTGTAGAAAAATAAATTGGTGACATGCGAAGCGATGAGATGAGATGAGCGTTTTGGTTTGATGGGTTGGTGTCGTTCAAGTGGAGACGTGGacccacacacacagacacacacttGTCATCACAAATTATTGAGTATCATGTACACGTCAAAAGTACACCTTGTGTCCCAAATATTAACCATACTGTAATCAGCAGACTATAATATTGGTATTTGGATTGATATTATATGTAAACATGATTAGCTAAAAATTAcgaaaatttatttgtttaaaacaCATAATTTAGATCCATGAAAATGCATAGAAGACAGACATAATAATCATGTACTATGtttctgtttatgtttatgtttttctcTCTCACATACAAACACACTGACTATGTGTTATTCTTACTCAACCTACCTTTGCTTGCATATCACACTTGAAATTTGTAGTACCATCATGTCAATGTTTTTTCCATTCCACCATTTTGTTGCATGCTTTTTCTTTGTCTCCTTGTTTTCTACTTTTT containing:
- the LOC122196639 gene encoding uncharacterized protein LOC122196639; translated protein: MDNRNHHYWNANLDNNDNVDVDVNVNDNVEVEVDVDVDVDVNVNVNVNASDNVDVNDNHNVVVDDNVDFHTFDIFDPRNWDALESNMINILVLKEKLLSLDDITLKSCCMSLETSLKKDEQSNIDGNDLYVELKLLLHLLPKEKLTTIDILNFLKRVDCFPITSIAYRIMLTIPVTVAYAERSFSQLKILKSYLRSTMTQERFNGLVLMTIKRNMLD